The Zavarzinia compransoris genome has a window encoding:
- a CDS encoding glutamine synthetase family protein, protein MSQLDVWLRERHITEVECLVPDISGVARGKILPTSKFLKSQTDNSLRLPESIFSQTVTGEFVDSEVTDPTEPDVVLKPDPDTLSIVPWYDDPTAQVINDCVYRDGRPVPIAPRQVLRRVIDLYAAKGWKAIVAPELEFYLCAKNVDPDYPLQPPIGRSGRAETGSQSYGIDAVNEFDPIFEDVYQFCEAQELDVDTLIHEAGRAQCEINFNHADPMSMADQAFMFKRTVRQAAMRHGVYATFMAKPYSDEPGSAMHLHQSVVDIKTGRNLFSDDEGNDTALFRAHIAGLQKHLPAAMPLIAPNVNSYRRLTRFMSAPINLHWARENRTAGLRVPESGPEARRVENRVPGADANPYLVIAASLACGYIGMVNELEPTDPIVGSAYSRKFALPRYLPDALNKLKGAGDLSEVLGEEFVTLLMEVKQAEHDAYQQVISAWEREHLLLNV, encoded by the coding sequence ATGTCGCAGCTCGATGTCTGGCTTCGCGAAAGGCACATCACCGAGGTCGAATGCCTGGTGCCGGATATCTCCGGGGTCGCCCGGGGCAAGATCCTGCCCACCTCCAAGTTCCTGAAGAGCCAGACCGACAATTCCCTGCGCCTGCCGGAATCGATCTTCTCGCAGACCGTGACCGGCGAATTCGTCGATTCGGAAGTGACCGACCCGACCGAGCCGGACGTGGTGCTGAAGCCCGACCCGGACACGCTGTCGATCGTGCCCTGGTACGACGATCCGACCGCCCAGGTGATCAACGACTGCGTCTATCGCGACGGGCGGCCGGTGCCGATCGCGCCGCGCCAGGTGCTGCGCCGGGTGATCGACCTCTATGCCGCCAAGGGCTGGAAGGCGATCGTCGCCCCCGAGTTGGAATTCTATCTCTGCGCCAAGAACGTCGATCCCGACTATCCCCTGCAGCCGCCGATCGGCCGCTCGGGCCGGGCGGAGACGGGCAGCCAGTCCTACGGTATCGACGCGGTCAATGAATTCGACCCGATCTTCGAGGATGTCTATCAGTTCTGCGAGGCCCAGGAACTCGACGTCGACACCCTGATCCACGAGGCCGGCCGCGCCCAGTGCGAGATCAACTTCAACCACGCCGACCCCATGTCGATGGCCGACCAGGCCTTCATGTTCAAGCGCACCGTGCGCCAGGCGGCGATGCGCCACGGCGTCTATGCCACCTTCATGGCCAAGCCCTATTCCGACGAGCCGGGCAGCGCCATGCACCTGCACCAGTCGGTGGTCGACATCAAGACCGGGCGCAACCTGTTCTCGGACGACGAGGGCAACGACACGGCGCTTTTCCGCGCCCATATCGCCGGCTTGCAGAAACACCTGCCGGCGGCCATGCCGCTGATCGCGCCCAACGTGAATTCCTATCGCCGGCTGACCCGCTTCATGTCGGCGCCGATCAACCTGCATTGGGCGCGCGAGAACCGCACCGCCGGCCTGCGCGTGCCGGAATCGGGGCCCGAGGCGCGCCGGGTCGAGAACCGGGTGCCGGGGGCGGATGCGAATCCCTATCTCGTCATCGCGGCTTCACTGGCCTGCGGCTATATCGGCATGGTAAATGAGTTGGAGCCGACCGACCCGATCGTCGGCAGTGCTTACAGCCGCAAATTTGCCCTGCCCCGCTACCTCCCCGATGCCCTGAACAAGCTGAAGGGCGCCGGAGACCTGAGCGAGGTTCTGGGCGAGGAATTCGTCACCCTGCTCATGGAAGTGAAGCAGGCGGAACATGATGCCTATCAACAGGTGATCTCGGCATGGGAACGCGAACATCTACTGCTGAACGTCTAG
- the pyrF gene encoding orotidine-5'-phosphate decarboxylase, giving the protein MASPQARLDIPLRDRLIVALDVPRVIDARNVVAALGDTVSFYKIGLQQVFGGGLSLADDLFRLGKKVFLDAKLTDIAATVGNATANISRTGTEFLTVTGDAPIVRAAVQARTDAGARKPLIFAVTVLTSLDQNDLADMGFAMPLEDLVVHRALKAKEAGADGVIASGFEAAKLRSLLGPHIRIVTPGIRSADSPKDDQKRVMTAGEAIAAGADHVVVGRDILRSPDPAAKARAIVDEIAAAL; this is encoded by the coding sequence GTGGCGTCGCCGCAGGCCCGTCTCGACATTCCCCTGCGCGATCGCCTGATCGTCGCCCTGGATGTGCCGCGCGTCATCGATGCGCGGAACGTGGTCGCGGCGCTCGGCGATACGGTGTCCTTCTACAAGATCGGCTTGCAGCAGGTGTTCGGCGGCGGCCTGTCGCTGGCGGACGACTTGTTCCGCCTCGGCAAGAAAGTCTTCCTCGACGCCAAGCTGACCGATATCGCCGCGACGGTGGGCAATGCCACCGCCAATATCTCGCGCACGGGCACGGAATTCCTGACCGTGACCGGCGATGCCCCGATCGTCCGCGCCGCGGTCCAGGCGCGGACCGATGCCGGCGCCCGCAAGCCGCTGATCTTCGCCGTCACCGTGCTGACCTCGCTCGACCAGAACGACCTGGCCGACATGGGCTTTGCCATGCCGCTCGAGGATCTCGTGGTCCACCGCGCCCTGAAGGCGAAGGAGGCGGGGGCCGACGGCGTCATCGCCTCCGGCTTCGAGGCGGCGAAGCTGCGCAGCCTGCTCGGGCCCCATATCAGGATCGTGACCCCCGGCATCCGCTCGGCCGACAGCCCGAAGGACGACCAGAAGCGGGTGATGACCGCGGGCGAGGCGATCGCCGCCGGCGCCGACCATGTGGTCGTCGGCCGCGACATCCTGCGCAGCCCGGATCCGGCCGCCAAGGCCCGGGCGATCGTGGACGAGATCGCGGCCGCGCTTTAA
- the chrA gene encoding chromate efflux transporter: MTASPGLGALARAFTRIGFISFGGVAGQLALMHEEAVDRRRWIDEATYLRALNFCMLLPGPEAQQLATFIGWRLAGWRGAIVCGGLFILPGALIMAGLAYVVAAHGAVPAIAALFTGVKPVVVGIVAAALWRLGRRTLTGARPLALALAALVLIHWLGAPFPAIVLGAGVIGWWLSRGDGAGPAALTAPSAAAWRRLAALVLVFALLWAVPVGLAAGLAGGVMPDLALLFTKSAFVTFGGAYAVLPYIAEQAVNVFGWLGAGEMVNGLALAETTPGPVILVLEYVGFLAAYKAPAGLDPLAAGLLGAALVTYVTFLPSFLFILAGAPMVEYLARSAAAAGALAAITAAVVGVMANLALFFGEAVLLPGGRFDWTMAAIALAALVAVMRFGIAVHWLVAAGAALGLALYS, encoded by the coding sequence ATGACCGCTTCTCCCGGCCTCGGGGCACTGGCCCGCGCCTTCACCCGCATCGGCTTCATTTCCTTCGGCGGCGTCGCCGGGCAATTGGCCCTGATGCATGAGGAAGCGGTCGACCGCCGCCGCTGGATCGACGAGGCGACCTATCTCCGCGCGCTCAACTTCTGCATGCTGCTGCCGGGGCCCGAGGCGCAGCAGCTGGCGACCTTCATCGGCTGGCGGCTGGCCGGCTGGCGCGGCGCGATCGTCTGCGGCGGCCTGTTCATCCTGCCCGGCGCCCTGATCATGGCCGGCCTTGCCTATGTCGTCGCTGCCCATGGCGCGGTGCCGGCGATCGCCGCCCTGTTCACCGGGGTGAAGCCGGTCGTGGTCGGCATCGTCGCCGCCGCCCTGTGGCGGCTCGGCCGGCGGACCCTGACCGGCGCCCGGCCGCTGGCCCTGGCCCTGGCCGCCCTGGTCCTGATCCATTGGCTGGGCGCGCCCTTCCCGGCCATCGTCCTCGGCGCCGGCGTGATCGGCTGGTGGCTGTCGCGCGGGGACGGCGCCGGGCCGGCGGCCCTGACCGCGCCCTCGGCGGCGGCCTGGCGGCGGCTGGCGGCGCTGGTGCTGGTCTTCGCCCTGCTGTGGGCGGTGCCGGTCGGTCTGGCGGCCGGCCTTGCCGGCGGCGTGATGCCCGACCTTGCCCTGCTGTTCACCAAATCCGCCTTCGTCACCTTCGGCGGCGCCTATGCCGTGCTGCCCTATATCGCCGAACAGGCGGTCAATGTCTTCGGCTGGCTGGGCGCCGGGGAAATGGTCAACGGGCTGGCGCTGGCCGAAACCACGCCCGGGCCGGTGATCCTGGTGCTCGAATATGTCGGCTTCCTGGCCGCCTACAAGGCACCGGCGGGGCTCGATCCCCTGGCGGCGGGGCTGCTCGGGGCGGCCCTCGTCACCTATGTGACCTTCCTGCCCAGCTTCCTGTTCATCCTGGCGGGCGCGCCCATGGTCGAATATCTCGCCCGCTCGGCGGCCGCGGCCGGCGCGCTGGCGGCGATCACCGCCGCCGTCGTCGGCGTCATGGCCAATCTGGCGCTGTTCTTCGGCGAGGCCGTGCTCCTGCCCGGCGGCCGTTTCGACTGGACCATGGCGGCGATCGCGCTGGCCGCGCTGGTCGCCGTCATGCGTTTCGGCATCGCCGTGCACTGGCTGGTGGCGGCGGGCGCCGCCCTCGGCCTGGCGCTCTATAGTTAA
- a CDS encoding ester cyclase — translation MGLDKERLKAIIRDHYDCSINRYDAAAIDAQVAPDFVDHSSPGEAVRGPKGVKSQIAGLHAAFPDLKVEIVDMVAEDDRVAVRSRFFGTHRGPFRGIAPTGSRVEVTGTFFWKLEADSGRIKERWGLFDAAALMRQLGVP, via the coding sequence ATGGGCCTGGACAAGGAACGCCTGAAGGCGATCATTCGCGACCATTACGATTGCAGCATCAACCGCTATGACGCCGCCGCGATCGACGCCCAGGTGGCGCCGGATTTCGTCGACCATTCCTCGCCCGGCGAGGCGGTGCGCGGGCCGAAGGGCGTGAAGAGCCAGATCGCCGGCCTGCATGCCGCCTTTCCCGACCTCAAGGTCGAGATCGTCGACATGGTCGCCGAGGACGACCGGGTGGCGGTGCGCAGCCGCTTCTTCGGCACCCACCGCGGCCCCTTCCGCGGCATCGCCCCGACCGGCAGCCGGGTCGAGGTGACGGGAACCTTCTTCTGGAAGCTGGAGGCCGACAGCGGCCGGATCAAGGAACGCTGGGGCCTGTTCGATGCCGCCGCGCTGATGCGGCAACTGGGGGTGCCTTGA